Proteins from a genomic interval of Desulfitibacter alkalitolerans DSM 16504:
- a CDS encoding M16 family metallopeptidase: MIKESLLKNGIRLVSEEMPYANSVSIGFWIKIGSRNEEQSLQGITHFIEHLLFKGTEKRTAKQIAEELEMVGGSLNAFTSREYTCIYARVLKDDIDLAVELLSDMMLNSCFGEEDIKKEKNVVCEEIMMYEDTPDEIIHDIFTQQVWYGHSLGRAILGTKETVSGYTRKEILNYYREFFVPKNIIISAAGNLNHERLKEKLSILLEKVGDEEIKKEAQSKPDFITVKHSKDKDIEQMHICLGTRGVHQKSEDLYSLMVFNNLLGGGISSKLFQSVREDMGLAYSIYSYLTVYSDAGLFVIYAGTAPKNTEKIINEMHRQIQSLNKKEISLAEMERSKNQLKGNILLNMEGVSHRMSRLGRTMITYDRIITAEEVINNITRVTLEDIYKLDEQLADLDKYSLITVGPKDISC; encoded by the coding sequence TTGATAAAAGAATCACTATTAAAAAACGGAATTAGATTAGTATCAGAGGAAATGCCTTATGCTAATTCGGTTTCCATAGGATTTTGGATAAAAATTGGGTCTAGAAATGAAGAACAAAGCCTTCAAGGCATAACTCATTTTATTGAGCATTTACTATTTAAGGGTACAGAAAAGAGAACGGCCAAACAGATTGCTGAGGAATTGGAAATGGTGGGTGGGTCACTAAATGCTTTTACAAGCAGGGAGTATACCTGTATTTATGCCAGAGTCCTTAAAGATGATATTGACCTGGCTGTAGAACTATTATCTGACATGATGTTAAATTCATGCTTTGGGGAAGAAGACATAAAAAAAGAAAAAAATGTAGTTTGCGAAGAGATTATGATGTATGAGGACACCCCAGATGAAATTATTCATGATATTTTTACACAGCAGGTCTGGTATGGACATTCTCTGGGTAGAGCTATACTGGGAACTAAGGAAACAGTGTCGGGGTATACCAGGAAGGAAATCTTGAACTATTATAGAGAGTTTTTTGTTCCAAAAAACATTATCATAAGTGCCGCAGGAAATCTTAACCATGAGAGATTAAAGGAAAAACTAAGCATCCTGCTGGAGAAAGTTGGAGATGAAGAGATAAAAAAGGAGGCACAATCCAAGCCAGATTTTATTACAGTCAAGCACTCTAAAGACAAAGATATTGAGCAAATGCATATTTGCCTGGGAACAAGAGGTGTACATCAAAAAAGTGAAGACCTGTATTCTTTAATGGTGTTTAACAACCTTCTTGGAGGTGGTATTTCTTCCAAACTTTTTCAATCAGTCAGAGAGGATATGGGGCTGGCTTACTCTATTTACTCATATTTAACAGTATATAGTGATGCAGGTCTCTTTGTAATTTATGCTGGTACTGCTCCAAAGAATACTGAAAAAATTATTAATGAAATGCATAGGCAAATTCAAAGCTTAAATAAAAAAGAAATAAGCCTGGCTGAAATGGAGCGTTCTAAAAATCAACTTAAGGGTAATATTTTGCTTAATATGGAAGGTGTAAGTCATAGGATGAGCAGGTTAGGCAGGACTATGATTACTTATGATAGAATTATTACTGCCGAAGAGGTTATTAATAACATAACCAGGGTTACACTAGAAGATATATACAAGTTAGATGAGCAATTAGCAGATTTAGATAAATATTCTCTTATAACTGTAGGCCCTAAGGATATAAGTTGTTAA
- the pnp gene encoding polyribonucleotide nucleotidyltransferase — translation MALENKFLEKSLDLGSGKILTMQTGKLAKQASGSILVKYNDTSVLAAVTASDEPREGIDFFPLTVDYEERLYAVGKIPGGFIKREGRPSEKAILSSRLIDRPIRPLFPEGYRNDVQIVATVLSVDQDCPPDIAAINGASAALTISKIPFLGPIAAASVGLIEGQVVVNPTLQEMENSLLHLVVAGTKDGIMMVESGSKEVSEEIILEAMEKAHDCIRKIIEFIEDFQREAREMGLAVDKQLVEVEEPDDSIQAKVEEIALPMIKELFESASSTPWDKATREKRSKEVKNQIIEQLQEVYAEELIENPNLIKTIKQLIGKIEKKVLRTAMIKTGVRIDGRKKDEIRHINCEVGILARTHGTGLFNRGETQVLTVATLGAVGDEQVLDGLGVEESKRYMHHYNFPPYSVGEARFMRGPGRREIGHGALAERALEAVIPTEESFPYTIRVVSEVIGSNGSTSMGSVCGSTLSLMDAGVPIKAPVAGIAMGLIKEGDNVEVLSDIQGVEDALGDMDFKVAGTSEGITALQMDIKIPGINVDILKGALEQAREGRLHILGKMLEVLPEPRPELSPYAPRIMRMQVDPDRIRDIIGPGGKIIKKIVEQTGAKIDIEDDGTIFIAAVDGNAGDNAYKLITALTQDVEIGKIYMGKVTRVTDFGAFVEIIEGVLGLPGKEGLVHISQLDINRVEKVEDVVKEGEQIMVKATGFDQQGRLKLSRKEALPGYEGNGSSGEKTERPKKRHFQRNNNRS, via the coding sequence ATGGCGTTAGAAAATAAGTTCTTAGAAAAGTCATTAGATCTAGGCAGTGGTAAAATCCTAACCATGCAAACTGGAAAACTAGCTAAACAGGCTAGCGGATCGATTTTAGTCAAATATAATGATACTAGTGTACTTGCAGCTGTTACCGCATCAGATGAGCCAAGAGAAGGCATTGATTTTTTCCCATTAACTGTTGATTATGAGGAAAGATTATATGCAGTAGGCAAAATACCCGGCGGATTTATTAAAAGAGAAGGTAGACCAAGTGAAAAGGCCATCCTGAGCAGCAGGCTAATCGATAGACCTATTAGACCCTTGTTTCCTGAAGGGTACCGAAATGATGTGCAAATAGTTGCTACTGTACTTAGTGTAGATCAGGATTGCCCACCCGATATTGCTGCTATTAATGGTGCATCAGCAGCTCTAACTATATCGAAAATACCTTTTTTAGGTCCAATAGCTGCAGCTTCAGTTGGTTTGATTGAGGGACAAGTTGTAGTAAATCCAACATTGCAGGAAATGGAAAACAGCTTGCTGCACCTTGTTGTTGCGGGTACAAAAGATGGCATTATGATGGTTGAATCAGGAAGCAAGGAAGTCAGTGAAGAAATTATTTTAGAAGCCATGGAAAAAGCCCATGATTGTATTAGGAAAATAATTGAATTCATAGAGGACTTCCAAAGGGAAGCGCGGGAAATGGGCTTGGCAGTTGATAAACAGCTAGTTGAGGTTGAGGAGCCAGATGATAGTATCCAGGCTAAAGTAGAGGAAATAGCCCTTCCCATGATAAAGGAATTATTTGAAAGTGCTTCATCAACACCTTGGGATAAGGCAACTAGAGAAAAGAGATCAAAAGAAGTCAAGAATCAGATTATAGAACAGCTTCAGGAGGTTTATGCAGAGGAGTTAATAGAAAACCCAAATTTGATAAAAACAATCAAACAGTTAATTGGTAAAATCGAGAAAAAAGTTTTGAGAACAGCCATGATAAAAACAGGGGTTAGAATTGATGGCAGGAAAAAAGATGAAATTAGACATATTAACTGTGAAGTAGGTATATTGGCAAGGACCCATGGAACAGGACTTTTTAATAGGGGTGAAACACAGGTACTAACCGTTGCTACCCTTGGGGCGGTTGGAGATGAACAGGTCCTTGATGGGTTAGGTGTTGAAGAGTCCAAAAGATATATGCATCATTATAATTTTCCTCCATACAGTGTTGGAGAGGCCAGGTTTATGCGTGGCCCTGGTAGAAGGGAAATAGGTCACGGGGCATTAGCTGAAAGGGCACTTGAAGCTGTAATTCCAACAGAAGAGAGCTTTCCATATACCATTAGGGTAGTCTCGGAGGTAATTGGTTCTAATGGTTCCACATCCATGGGTAGTGTTTGTGGAAGTACCTTAAGCCTAATGGATGCTGGAGTGCCAATAAAGGCACCGGTGGCCGGAATAGCCATGGGATTAATTAAAGAAGGAGACAATGTAGAAGTACTATCTGATATTCAAGGTGTTGAGGACGCATTGGGTGACATGGATTTTAAGGTGGCAGGCACAAGTGAAGGCATCACAGCATTACAGATGGATATTAAAATTCCAGGTATTAATGTTGATATTTTAAAGGGTGCTTTAGAACAGGCCAGGGAAGGTCGTTTGCATATTCTAGGTAAAATGCTTGAAGTGTTACCTGAGCCAAGACCTGAATTATCCCCATATGCACCAAGAATCATGCGTATGCAAGTAGATCCTGACAGAATTCGAGATATAATAGGTCCAGGAGGCAAAATCATCAAGAAGATAGTTGAACAAACTGGTGCCAAGATTGACATTGAGGACGACGGAACAATATTTATTGCAGCAGTAGATGGTAATGCAGGTGATAATGCTTATAAATTGATTACTGCTTTAACTCAAGATGTTGAAATTGGAAAAATATATATGGGTAAAGTAACAAGGGTTACTGATTTTGGGGCATTTGTAGAGATAATTGAAGGAGTATTGGGTTTGCCTGGAAAAGAGGGTTTGGTACATATTTCTCAGCTAGATATTAATAGAGTAGAAAAAGTTGAGGATGTTGTTAAAGAGGGAGAACAAATCATGGTCAAGGCAACGGGTTTTGATCAACAGGGTAGGCTGAAGCTATCCCGCAAGGAAGCTCTTCCAGGCTATGAGGGTAATGGAAGTTCAGGTGAAAAAACCGAAAGACCAAAAAAAAGGCATTTCCAAAGAAATAACAATAGAAGCTAA
- a CDS encoding polysaccharide deacetylase family protein, whose translation MFIGFISRRQLGKGAVLILCLLIASIGLYGFYQQKEMPVSIETLHKPIYQGDTSKKAIALTINIDWGEEYIEPMLDIFEKENIKVTFFPTGNWASRFPEMIKLIHEKGHEIGNHGYSHPHVDQLSKEENKQEIIKTQKIIRDLTGIETVLFASPYGEKKQHVIDAAGELGHKTIFWTIDTIDWQKHRTAEAIANRVIENAQNGAIVLMHPTENTTKALPIMIKALKEKGYELTTVSNIL comes from the coding sequence ATGTTTATTGGTTTTATTAGTAGAAGGCAGTTGGGCAAGGGCGCCGTTCTTATCCTATGTTTATTAATTGCTTCTATTGGTTTATATGGATTTTACCAACAAAAGGAAATGCCCGTTAGCATAGAAACTTTACATAAACCTATATATCAAGGAGATACTAGCAAAAAAGCAATTGCATTAACCATAAATATTGACTGGGGTGAGGAGTATATTGAACCCATGTTAGACATTTTTGAAAAAGAGAATATTAAAGTTACCTTTTTTCCAACAGGCAACTGGGCAAGCAGGTTTCCTGAAATGATTAAACTCATACATGAAAAGGGACATGAAATTGGTAACCATGGGTATTCACATCCACATGTAGATCAATTAAGCAAGGAAGAAAACAAACAAGAAATTATTAAAACCCAAAAAATAATCAGAGATTTAACTGGTATAGAAACAGTGCTTTTTGCTAGCCCCTATGGGGAGAAAAAGCAGCATGTTATAGATGCAGCAGGAGAACTAGGGCATAAAACAATCTTTTGGACAATAGACACAATAGACTGGCAAAAACATAGGACGGCAGAAGCTATAGCCAATAGGGTTATAGAAAATGCTCAAAATGGTGCTATAGTGTTAATGCATCCTACAGAAAATACAACTAAAGCACTGCCAATAATGATCAAAGCTTTAAAGGAAAAGGGGTATGAGTTAACTACAGTATCAAACATCCTATAA
- a CDS encoding D-alanyl-D-alanine carboxypeptidase family protein, with protein MMNLYGLKILCIRCLIIIALILYMPTASLADEPFITARAAILIESSTGKILYEKNPYEPLYPASTTKVVTAILGLELGNIEDIVAISKEASMVGEASIYLKENQQVYLGDLIKGALVKSGNDAAYAIGEYIAGNEELFLMLMNKKAAILGAEHTSFHNTNGLPDKEHLSSAYDLGLIGRYAMDNALFAEYVQVKEDKLKFVSGETRYIKNTNKLLWNYPYATGIKTGTTRAAGQCLIASAQRDDKELIAVVLDSKARYNDAISLFEYGFSNWNIYNLPKNTFMGYIEVRNGQKDSLSLHLSDCITEVYPKGSKITVKKNINNHVYAPASEGTEFGQLEIYIDDLKTQSVPIVGREAVQRMNIFEKIHRLFLKN; from the coding sequence ATGATGAATCTATATGGTCTGAAAATACTTTGCATAAGATGTCTTATAATAATTGCTTTAATCTTGTACATGCCAACAGCTTCCCTGGCAGATGAGCCTTTTATAACAGCCAGGGCTGCTATTCTTATAGAGTCCAGCACAGGAAAAATTCTATACGAAAAAAACCCATATGAACCTTTGTATCCTGCAAGTACAACTAAAGTAGTTACAGCAATCTTAGGTTTAGAGCTCGGTAATATAGAAGATATTGTTGCGATTTCCAAAGAAGCTTCTATGGTTGGAGAGGCCAGTATATATCTTAAGGAGAATCAACAGGTGTACCTTGGTGATTTAATTAAAGGTGCCCTGGTTAAGTCTGGAAATGACGCAGCATATGCCATTGGTGAGTATATTGCAGGAAATGAAGAACTATTTCTAATGCTTATGAATAAAAAGGCTGCCATTCTAGGGGCTGAGCATACATCTTTCCACAATACAAATGGGCTGCCAGATAAGGAACATCTTTCATCAGCATATGACCTTGGGTTAATAGGCAGATATGCAATGGACAATGCATTGTTTGCTGAATATGTTCAGGTTAAGGAGGATAAATTAAAATTTGTGTCTGGGGAAACCAGATATATAAAGAATACCAATAAACTATTATGGAATTATCCATATGCCACAGGTATTAAAACAGGCACCACCAGGGCTGCAGGTCAATGCTTAATAGCATCTGCACAAAGAGATGATAAAGAGCTAATAGCTGTGGTCCTTGACAGTAAGGCAAGGTATAATGATGCTATTAGCCTTTTTGAATATGGCTTTAGTAACTGGAATATTTATAATTTACCCAAAAACACATTTATGGGGTATATTGAAGTAAGAAATGGACAAAAAGATTCGTTAAGCTTACATCTATCTGACTGCATTACTGAAGTCTATCCAAAGGGCAGTAAAATTACAGTTAAAAAAAATATTAATAATCATGTCTATGCTCCTGCTTCTGAAGGTACAGAGTTTGGCCAGTTAGAAATATACATTGATGACCTGAAAACTCAATCAGTCCCCATTGTTGGGAGGGAAGCTGTTCAAAGAATGAATATATTTGAAAAAATTCATAGGCTTTTTTTAAAAAACTAG
- the rpsO gene encoding 30S ribosomal protein S15, whose amino-acid sequence MSIIDEKKQEIIEKFKVHGTDTGSPEVQIAILTAKIQHLTEHLKVHKKDHHSRRGLLKMVGKRRGLLNYIKGKDFNRYSQIIEQLGLRR is encoded by the coding sequence ATGTCAATTATTGATGAAAAGAAGCAGGAAATTATAGAAAAGTTTAAGGTTCATGGAACTGATACAGGTTCACCTGAGGTGCAAATTGCCATCTTGACTGCTAAAATCCAGCATTTAACTGAACACTTAAAGGTTCACAAGAAAGACCACCATTCTAGAAGAGGTCTTTTGAAGATGGTTGGTAAGCGTCGTGGTCTGTTGAATTATATTAAGGGCAAAGACTTCAACAGATATTCTCAAATCATTGAACAATTAGGATTACGACGATAA
- the truB gene encoding tRNA pseudouridine(55) synthase TruB: MDGFINILKPPGISSNQVVVKARKILGQKKIGHSGTLDPGAAGVLVLGVNKGTRLLEYLLDSDKQYRAELTFGIKTTTGDAFGDIVEKKKGFNVGQKELEKVLEGFKGQHLQTPPMTSAIKHQGKKLYELAREGRIVERKARLIEIRDIKLVQHHTVKGTSKAIFDVECSKGTYIRTLCEDIASKLDTVGYMSFLVRTQAGLFNINSSHTIEEIEDKFNKNKDDFICPLELIIDNKSFIKYTLNDSELSKVLNGSPIQTESDSTDKVIALFSEKKLVALGRNHDGIIKLNKVFK, from the coding sequence ATGGATGGGTTTATTAATATATTAAAGCCTCCTGGTATTAGTTCCAATCAGGTTGTAGTTAAAGCAAGAAAAATTCTGGGTCAAAAAAAAATAGGTCATTCTGGAACCTTGGACCCCGGAGCAGCCGGGGTTTTAGTTTTGGGTGTCAACAAGGGTACCAGGCTCCTGGAGTATCTTTTGGATTCAGATAAACAATATCGAGCAGAGCTTACCTTTGGAATAAAAACAACCACTGGAGATGCCTTTGGTGATATAGTTGAAAAAAAGAAAGGTTTTAATGTCGGTCAAAAAGAGTTGGAAAAAGTATTAGAGGGTTTTAAAGGTCAGCACCTGCAAACCCCTCCCATGACATCTGCAATAAAACACCAGGGAAAAAAATTATATGAACTGGCACGTGAAGGCAGGATTGTGGAAAGAAAGGCAAGGCTGATTGAAATAAGGGATATTAAGCTGGTTCAACACCATACTGTTAAAGGAACAAGTAAGGCCATATTTGATGTGGAATGTTCCAAAGGAACATATATTAGAACATTATGTGAGGATATTGCTAGTAAGCTTGATACTGTAGGATATATGTCCTTTTTGGTAAGGACACAGGCAGGCTTGTTTAATATTAATTCCTCACATACAATAGAGGAAATTGAAGATAAGTTCAACAAAAACAAGGATGATTTTATATGTCCATTGGAGTTAATAATTGATAATAAAAGCTTTATTAAGTATACTTTAAATGATAGTGAACTATCTAAAGTGCTTAATGGCAGCCCAATTCAAACTGAATCAGATTCCACAGATAAAGTTATTGCTCTATTCTCAGAAAAAAAACTGGTTGCATTGGGAAGAAACCATGACGGCATAATTAAATTAAACAAAGTATTTAAATGA
- a CDS encoding bifunctional riboflavin kinase/FAD synthetase, with amino-acid sequence MQVYRSLSKELLKLNGSYVSLGNFDGVHLGHRMLIQKCVSEAVSNKRPAVVYTFSPHPEQMLFPDSFNGYITSPRVKEQLLKECGVEVLINHPFTEEFSQRSPEEFVKDYLVYYLNPRKIFVGYNFSFGKGGRGNPHVLEELGERYGFKVHREPPVRYDNIPISSSRIRKLLEKGDIISAKSMLGYWPIIEGKVVAGDKIGRKIGFPTANLLVEADTILPMKGVYATYTKINGHEYKSVTNIGCKPTFDGKILKIETHILDFSECIYDNILQLAFIQRIRDEKKFSSIEELKQQLSLDVTKAKTILLHGN; translated from the coding sequence ATGCAGGTGTACAGAAGCCTTTCTAAGGAATTACTAAAATTAAATGGAAGCTATGTGTCCCTAGGCAATTTTGATGGGGTGCACTTGGGCCATAGGATGCTTATTCAAAAGTGTGTTAGCGAAGCAGTTAGCAATAAAAGACCAGCTGTAGTGTATACTTTTTCACCCCATCCTGAACAAATGCTTTTTCCAGATTCTTTTAATGGTTATATAACATCTCCAAGGGTTAAAGAACAGCTGCTTAAGGAATGTGGTGTTGAAGTTTTAATCAACCATCCCTTTACAGAGGAATTTTCCCAGAGGTCACCAGAGGAATTTGTGAAGGATTATCTAGTGTACTATCTTAATCCCCGGAAGATTTTTGTCGGATATAATTTTAGTTTTGGAAAAGGTGGCCGGGGCAATCCCCATGTTTTAGAAGAACTGGGAGAAAGGTATGGCTTTAAGGTTCATAGGGAACCTCCTGTCAGATATGATAATATACCAATAAGCAGCAGTAGAATAAGAAAACTTTTAGAAAAGGGAGATATTATCTCTGCAAAAAGCATGCTGGGTTATTGGCCAATTATTGAAGGTAAAGTAGTGGCTGGAGATAAAATCGGCAGGAAAATAGGGTTTCCTACAGCAAACCTGCTGGTGGAAGCTGATACTATACTGCCAATGAAAGGTGTATATGCTACATACACCAAGATAAATGGTCATGAATATAAATCTGTTACTAACATAGGCTGCAAACCTACATTTGACGGAAAGATTTTAAAGATTGAAACACACATTTTAGACTTTTCAGAGTGTATTTATGATAACATTCTTCAGCTGGCTTTTATTCAAAGAATTAGAGATGAAAAAAAGTTTAGTAGTATTGAGGAGCTTAAACAACAGCTGTCACTGGATGTTACTAAAGCCAAAACCATTTTGCTCCATGGAAACTAA
- the dut gene encoding dUTP diphosphatase, which yields MDIKVYVKTIEYQGIPLPKYMTPGSAGLDLYACIAESMKVEPGSTVLVPTGLALEIPQGFEAQIRPRSGLALKWGITLLNSPGTIDSDYRGEIKIIMINHGRETFIINRGDRIAQMVFCPVAAASMEVVDELTRSNRGKGGFGHTGY from the coding sequence ATGGATATTAAAGTATACGTAAAAACCATAGAATATCAAGGGATACCCTTACCTAAATACATGACCCCAGGGTCAGCGGGTTTAGATTTATATGCTTGTATAGCAGAAAGCATGAAGGTAGAGCCGGGTAGTACAGTATTGGTGCCTACAGGATTAGCACTTGAAATACCGCAGGGTTTTGAGGCACAGATAAGGCCTCGCAGTGGACTGGCATTAAAATGGGGTATTACACTACTAAATAGTCCAGGTACAATTGATAGTGACTATAGGGGTGAAATAAAAATAATTATGATAAACCATGGGCGAGAAACCTTTATAATTAATAGGGGAGATAGGATAGCCCAAATGGTATTCTGCCCTGTAGCAGCAGCTTCTATGGAAGTGGTAGATGAATTGACCCGGTCAAATAGAGGTAAAGGCGGGTTTGGACATACAGGATATTAA